From Candidatus Krumholzibacteriia bacterium, one genomic window encodes:
- a CDS encoding ATP-binding cassette domain-containing protein, translating to MIEVQSVSKRFGQTLALDKVSMKVERGEILGFLGPNGAGKSTAMKIITSYLAADEGRVLVDGVDVSEKPLEIRARIGYMPENVPLYPDMRVHEYLRFAGEARGLKGGALSARASWVVEACHLEPVYKKPILELSKGYKQRTGLAQALIHDPEILILDEPTSGLDPLQIIGIRELIQSLGKTKTILFSTHILQEVAPVTDRVVIVNQGRIVADGRIGDLQREAMKSNRIFIAFEQVPGDLVTGLEAQEGIERVSALDSNRFEVRGSFDTDLPGLLSKIARKENWELRELNESPYSLEDTFIELTRDDGEVRA from the coding sequence ATGATCGAAGTGCAAAGTGTGTCCAAGCGCTTCGGGCAGACCCTGGCTCTCGACAAGGTATCCATGAAGGTCGAACGGGGAGAGATCCTCGGATTTCTCGGACCCAATGGTGCCGGCAAGAGCACGGCCATGAAAATCATCACGAGCTATCTCGCTGCCGATGAAGGGCGAGTGCTGGTTGATGGCGTGGATGTGTCCGAGAAGCCCCTTGAGATCCGTGCGCGGATCGGCTACATGCCCGAAAATGTACCTCTTTACCCGGACATGCGGGTTCATGAGTACCTGCGTTTTGCTGGCGAGGCTCGGGGCCTGAAGGGCGGGGCATTGAGTGCCCGGGCGAGCTGGGTTGTGGAGGCCTGCCATCTGGAACCGGTTTACAAGAAACCCATTCTGGAACTGTCCAAAGGCTACAAGCAGCGAACCGGTCTTGCGCAGGCCCTGATTCATGATCCGGAGATTCTGATTCTGGATGAACCGACCAGCGGCCTGGACCCTCTTCAGATCATCGGCATTCGCGAGCTGATCCAGAGCCTGGGAAAAACGAAGACCATCCTTTTCAGCACACACATCCTTCAGGAAGTTGCTCCGGTGACCGACCGGGTGGTGATCGTCAATCAGGGACGCATCGTGGCGGACGGCCGTATCGGCGACCTGCAAAGGGAGGCCATGAAGAGCAACCGGATCTTCATCGCATTCGAGCAGGTGCCCGGCGATCTGGTGACAGGTCTGGAAGCGCAGGAGGGTATCGAGAGAGTGAGCGCTCTGGATTCCAATCGTTTTGAAGTGCGCGGGTCTTTCGATACAGACCTGCCCGGGCTTTTGTCGAAGATTGCCCGCAAGGAAAACTGGGAGCTTCGTGAGTTGAACGAGAGTCCCTATTCCCTGGAGGACACTTTTATCGAATTGACTCGGGACGACGGGGAGGTGAGAGCATGA
- a CDS encoding DUF4340 domain-containing protein, with translation MKSKKWIILVALVFALGLVRILQQRSYESSLQTASMEMLAAGLSLDESSRLEIIGPESTELVLARKDADWFVESSYGHPVQAGKLESIFSELLSLQGEFRSSSEEVLTDYQLKDEEALHLKVFARDGGEALHLLIGSSLPGGSGFFLRRAGEINVYASHGRLLGQLGLWGDKREPEERGFLDLSVLSLDAGSIEGVLLVDGDSELRLSKEYSPPKEGEVLDLDAFTWKLGSAEADRGKVESLTSMLAGLRASGVLDPAADHGFSRRVEVSLPGGDTQVILFGKALESGEGTPVKLEDKDAVFRVYAGMEDRLFKGREEFLK, from the coding sequence ATGAAATCAAAAAAGTGGATCATTCTGGTGGCTCTGGTTTTCGCCCTGGGCCTTGTGAGAATTCTTCAGCAGAGGAGCTACGAGAGCTCCCTGCAAACCGCTTCCATGGAAATGCTTGCCGCCGGTTTGAGCCTGGACGAGTCATCCCGACTGGAGATTATCGGGCCGGAGTCCACGGAGCTGGTTCTGGCGCGCAAGGACGCTGACTGGTTTGTGGAGAGCAGCTACGGGCACCCCGTGCAGGCGGGCAAGCTGGAGTCGATCTTCAGCGAGCTTCTGTCGCTACAGGGCGAGTTCCGCTCCTCAAGCGAGGAAGTGCTTACGGATTATCAGTTGAAGGACGAAGAGGCGCTTCACCTGAAAGTCTTTGCTCGCGATGGAGGCGAGGCGTTGCATCTGTTGATTGGAAGTTCCTTGCCCGGTGGCAGCGGTTTCTTCCTGCGTCGCGCTGGAGAGATTAATGTCTACGCAAGCCACGGTCGTCTTCTCGGTCAACTCGGTCTTTGGGGAGACAAGCGGGAGCCGGAGGAACGAGGTTTTCTGGACCTGAGTGTTCTCTCCCTGGATGCTGGATCCATCGAGGGAGTTCTTCTTGTGGACGGCGACAGCGAATTGCGTTTGAGCAAGGAATACTCGCCCCCGAAAGAGGGTGAAGTACTCGACCTGGACGCCTTTACCTGGAAGCTGGGCTCTGCGGAAGCGGATCGCGGCAAGGTGGAGTCCCTGACCAGCATGCTTGCCGGGCTTCGGGCCAGCGGTGTTTTGGATCCTGCCGCAGATCACGGTTTTTCCCGGCGCGTGGAGGTGTCCCTGCCCGGCGGCGATACTCAGGTCATTCTCTTTGGAAAGGCTCTCGAATCCGGTGAAGGCACTCCGGTGAAGCTGGAAGATAAGGATGCGGTTTTTCGCGTCTATGCGGGCATGGAGGATCGCTTGTTCAAGGGTCGAGAGGAGTTCTTGAAGTAG
- a CDS encoding ABC transporter permease → MKNIGVIFKREMAAYFNSPIAYIFIIVFLVLNAGLYMTSFFLQGQADMRGIFSNLPLFLIFFIPALTMRLWAEDRRSGTFELLMTLPMKAAEVMGGKYLAALAFYLIALIGTLPIPIMLAMLGNPDGGAILAGYFGALLLGALYLAVGIFVSGLVRDQITAFILGMILCFALFFVGIGPVAATIDGWIGGLGSFLQRAFGLMPHYESLQRGVITLGDLSYFLSLSAVFLAMNAYWLEGRKHG, encoded by the coding sequence ATGAAGAACATCGGAGTGATTTTCAAAAGGGAGATGGCGGCCTACTTCAACAGCCCCATCGCCTACATTTTCATCATCGTCTTTCTCGTGCTGAATGCGGGTCTTTACATGACCTCTTTCTTCCTGCAGGGACAGGCGGACATGCGCGGGATCTTCTCGAACCTGCCGCTCTTTCTCATCTTCTTCATTCCGGCTCTCACCATGAGGCTCTGGGCGGAAGATCGACGCTCGGGCACCTTTGAGTTGCTGATGACCTTGCCCATGAAGGCAGCAGAAGTCATGGGCGGCAAATACCTGGCAGCTCTGGCCTTCTACCTGATTGCCCTCATCGGTACGCTACCGATTCCCATCATGCTTGCCATGCTCGGGAATCCAGACGGCGGTGCGATTCTGGCGGGCTACTTCGGTGCCCTTCTTCTTGGTGCGCTTTATCTGGCCGTTGGCATCTTCGTTTCCGGCCTGGTGCGTGACCAGATCACCGCCTTCATCCTGGGCATGATTCTCTGCTTCGCACTTTTCTTTGTCGGGATCGGCCCCGTGGCCGCCACGATTGACGGCTGGATCGGCGGCCTGGGCAGCTTCCTGCAGAGAGCCTTCGGCTTGATGCCGCATTACGAATCCCTGCAAAGGGGCGTGATCACGCTGGGAGACCTGTCCTACTTCCTGTCGCTCTCGGCCGTCTTTCTTGCGATGAACGCCTACTGGCTGGAAGGGAGGAAGCACGGATGA
- a CDS encoding GldG family protein produces MIKKTSFRLGFVISAILFLGISVFLTAALDELRGARVDLTEDQLFTLSPSAKSILGTLKVPVQVKYYVTAGDKMPTELKYLERDVRDKLRDYSAASGGMVQFSVHDPSGDEKQEQALIARGVRPFQVRTVDRDEIGLKMIWSAISIAYKDKPEEVLPQVLPQSLMTFEYELLSRVHRMTREKEPLVAVFAQKPTLDPEMMSAYMQMGMEIPELPDTWEPVIEMLREEHFDVHRIELSADSPVPEDADALLVLSPRNLNERQSWEIANALSRGVNTLLAIQNHEYDYQPGQRGGFRIGARETHSGLDALLGSFGVQVDRRQLFDLEQETLNIPRTANLGGMRFQTSEPVRAPMQISVRGEQMNRDLSITNRIEQLFYLWGTDVSLDGVKLEALDIESSTLFTSSGKAWRKDFSAEPLTQFDIDPAGKHFESELPLAWLLEGNFPSPEGSVPAWPGLADSLQSGPGVNSPEASAKLMVTGCAKMFEQPFVGAGQNVMLLLNSVDALALGGELIGIRSRLITQRSIRSTEAGEKLFYRIFSVLLVPVLIAVYGIVRMVLRRKESALHEESLSAGRL; encoded by the coding sequence ATGATCAAGAAAACAAGCTTCCGGCTGGGTTTTGTGATTTCTGCCATTCTCTTCCTGGGAATCTCCGTCTTTCTGACGGCGGCTCTCGATGAGCTTCGGGGAGCGAGAGTGGATCTCACCGAAGACCAGCTCTTCACACTTTCCCCATCGGCAAAGTCGATTCTGGGAACCCTGAAAGTTCCGGTGCAGGTGAAGTACTATGTCACCGCCGGCGACAAGATGCCGACGGAACTGAAGTATCTCGAAAGAGATGTTCGCGACAAGTTGCGCGACTACTCGGCGGCCTCGGGCGGCATGGTCCAGTTCTCGGTTCACGATCCTTCCGGAGACGAGAAACAGGAGCAGGCCCTGATAGCTCGCGGCGTTCGTCCCTTTCAGGTTCGCACCGTGGATCGCGACGAGATCGGCCTGAAGATGATCTGGTCTGCGATCAGCATCGCCTATAAGGACAAGCCGGAAGAAGTTCTTCCCCAGGTTCTTCCGCAGAGCCTGATGACCTTCGAATATGAACTTCTCTCCCGCGTGCATCGCATGACTCGCGAGAAGGAACCTCTGGTGGCGGTCTTCGCCCAGAAGCCGACCCTGGACCCGGAGATGATGAGCGCCTATATGCAGATGGGCATGGAGATCCCCGAGCTTCCGGACACTTGGGAGCCGGTGATCGAGATGCTTCGGGAGGAACACTTCGATGTCCATCGCATTGAGCTCAGTGCTGACAGCCCTGTTCCCGAAGATGCGGATGCCTTGTTGGTGCTTTCGCCGCGGAACCTGAACGAGCGGCAGTCCTGGGAAATTGCCAATGCTCTTTCTCGCGGAGTGAACACTCTGCTGGCCATCCAGAACCATGAGTATGACTACCAGCCGGGACAGCGTGGCGGTTTCCGGATCGGGGCTCGCGAGACACACTCTGGTTTGGACGCCCTGCTCGGCAGCTTCGGCGTGCAGGTGGACCGTCGTCAGCTTTTCGACCTGGAGCAGGAGACCCTGAACATTCCCCGCACGGCCAACCTGGGCGGCATGCGCTTTCAGACCTCGGAGCCGGTGCGCGCACCCATGCAGATCTCGGTTCGTGGCGAGCAGATGAATCGCGATCTTTCGATTACGAATCGCATTGAGCAGTTGTTCTATCTTTGGGGAACGGATGTTTCCCTTGATGGAGTGAAGCTGGAGGCACTGGACATTGAATCCAGTACGCTCTTTACGAGCAGCGGAAAAGCTTGGCGTAAGGACTTCAGTGCCGAACCCCTGACACAGTTTGACATCGATCCGGCCGGCAAGCATTTCGAAAGCGAGTTGCCCCTGGCCTGGCTTCTCGAAGGGAACTTTCCTTCACCCGAAGGCAGTGTCCCCGCCTGGCCCGGACTTGCAGATTCCCTGCAGAGCGGCCCCGGAGTCAACTCACCGGAAGCGTCGGCGAAGCTCATGGTCACCGGTTGTGCAAAGATGTTCGAGCAGCCCTTTGTGGGCGCGGGGCAGAATGTCATGTTGCTGTTGAACTCGGTGGATGCCCTGGCTCTTGGCGGGGAACTGATCGGCATTCGTTCCCGCCTGATCACCCAGCGGAGCATCCGTTCGACTGAAGCGGGGGAGAAGCTGTTCTATCGTATCTTCTCGGTCCTGCTGGTTCCCGTGCTGATCGCTGTTTACGGAATCGTGCGAATGGTGCTGCGTCGCAAGGAAAGCGCCCTGCACGAAGAGTCCCTGTCAGCGGGGAGGCTGTAA